A DNA window from Hevea brasiliensis isolate MT/VB/25A 57/8 chromosome 2, ASM3005281v1, whole genome shotgun sequence contains the following coding sequences:
- the LOC110643317 gene encoding gibberellin-regulated protein 3 encodes MALRSLLLVAIFLFCIAQVSSDVEIEEQSTQLVKGANRRLLPFLDCGGLCKVRCSLHSRPNVCTRACGTCCFRCKCVPPGTSGNREVCGKCYTDMTTHGNKTKCP; translated from the exons ATGGCTTTACGCTCCCTTCTTTTGGTGGCAATCTTTCTTTTCTGCATAGCACAG GTTTCATCTGACGTCGAGATTGAAGAGCAAAGCACCCAGCTGGTGAAAGGAGCTAACAGAAGGCTCTTGCCATTCTTGG ATTGTGGAGGGTTGTGCAAGGTGAGGTGCAGTTTGCATTCGAGGCCTAATGTATGCACAAGAGCATGTGGCACCTGTTGCTTTAGGTGCAAGTGCGTGCCTCCAGGCACCTCTGGAAACAGAGAAGTCTGTGGGAAATGTTACACTGACATGACTACTCATGGCAACAAAACCAAGTGCCCTTAG
- the LOC110643333 gene encoding uncharacterized protein LOC110643333, giving the protein MGHASALSPCFQPKISLSLQSEAFGISASCYRAHGLLLSFPNTASSFPSRRTCFRFSTLVVRAADGGARRQSSVRRVYRQSQGESAFRSAPVQQITSFVVPAGAFVAFTFVLWKLVEKILMPKPKGPTLVENKSPAPAKGMNWSFAAGTNLFPGLTAKIDRESKQKLNEFAKEIRSFSIVDMSGCNFGDEGLFFLAESLAYNQTLEEVSFAANGITAEGIKAFDRVLQSNFVLKTLNLSGNPIGDEGAKSLCDILVDNNSIEKLQLNSADLGDEGAKAIADLLKKNSNLRVIELNNNMIDYSGFTSLAGAFLENATVRSIYLNGNYGGALGANALAKGLEGNKSLRELHLQGNSIGDEGVRALMSGLSASKVKLTHLDLGNNSISAKGAFHIAEYVKKSKSLFWLNMYMNDIGDQGAEKVAEALKQNRSLAIIDLGGNNIHAKGISEIAQVLKDNSVISTLEVGYNPIGPDGAEALSEVLKFHGSIKSLKLGWCQIGAKGAEYIADTLKYNNTITILDLRGNGLRDEGARCLARSLKVVNEVLNELDLGFNEIRDDGAFAIAQALKANEDVKITSLNLANNFLTKFGQSALTDARDHVYEMNEKEVNIVF; this is encoded by the exons ATGGGCCACGCTTCCGCTCTTTCTCCATGCTTTCAACCTAAG ATTTCACTTAGCCTGCAATCCGAAGCCTTTGGCATCTCTGCCTCGTGCTATCGTGCTCACGGTTTGCTATTGTCCTTCCCCAACACTGCATCGTCCTTTCCTAGTAGGCGAACATGTTTCAGGTTCAGCACTCTGGTTGTGAGGGCGGCTGACGGTGGTGCGCGGCGGCAGTCCAGTGTCCGGAGAGTTTACAGGCAGTCTCAGGGAGAGAGTGCGTTTCGTAGTGCTCCGGTCCAGCAGATTACCTCCTTTGTCGTGCCGGCCGGCGCGTTTGTCGCCTTTACATTCG TTTTGTGGAAATTGGTGGAGAAAATCTTGATGCCAAAACCAAAAGGGCCAACATTGGTGGAAAATAAATCTCCTGCTCCTGCAAAAGGAATGAATTGGTCCTTTGCTGCTGGCACAAATTTATTTCCTGGTCTCACTGCAAAGATAGACAGAGAGTCCAAGCAGAAGCTTAATGAATTTGCCAAAGAAATTAGGTCATTCAGCATTGTTGACATGTCAG GGTGTAACTTTGGAGATGAAGGACTATTTTTCCTTGCTGAAAGCTTAGCATACAATCAG ACTCTAGAGGAAGTGAGTTTTGCTGCAAATGGAATAACTGCTGAAGGAATAAAAGCCTTTGATCGTGTTCTTCAGTCAAACTTTGTATTAAAGACTCTAAACTTGTCTGGAAACCCTATTGGAGATGAAGGAGCTAAG AGTCTATGTGATATATTAGTAGATAATAACAGTATTGAAAAGCTCCAGCTGAACAGCGCAGACCTGGGTGATGAG GGTGCAAAGGCAATTGCAGACTTGCTGAAGAAAAATTCAAATCTGCGTGTGATTGAGCTTAATAACAATATGATTGATTATTCT GGATTTACAAGTCTTGCTGGAGCATTTTTGGAGAATGCCACTGTACGAAGTATATATCTCAA TGGCAATTATGGTGGCGCTTTGGGGGCTAATGCTTTGGCTAAGGGACTTGAGGGAAACAAGTCATTAAGG gaactTCATTTGCAAGGAAATTCTATTGGAGATGAAGGAGTTCGTGCCTTGATGTCGGGTTTGTCTGCCAGTAAAG TGAAACTTACCCATCTAGACCTTGGAAACAACTCTATTAGTGCAAAGGGAGCCTTTCACATTGCTGAATATGTAAAGAAGAGCAAGAGCTTGTTTTGGCTGAATATGTACATGAATGACATAGGTGATCAG GGTGCCGAAAAAGTTGCAGAAGCTCTAAAGCAGAACCGGAGTTTAGCAATAATAGACTTG GGTGGAAATAACATCCATGCCAAGGGGATTAGTGAGATAGCTCAAGTTTTGAAAGACAACTCTGTCATATCAACA TTGGAAGTTGGTTATAATCCTATTGGACCTGATGGAGCCGAGGCATTATCTGAAGTTCTTAAGTTTCATGGAAGCATAAAATCCTTAAAGCTTGGTTGGTGCCAG ATAGGAGCAAAAGGCGCTGAGTACATTGCAGATACACTGAAATATAATAATACCATAACAATTCTAGACTTGCGAGGAAATGGACTTAGAGATGAA GGTGCAAGATGCTTGGCTCGTAGCTTGAAAGTGGTGAATGAAGTTCTAAATGAGCTCGACTTAGGATTCAATGAAATAAGA GATGATGGGGCTTTTGCTATTGCTCAAGCACTTAAGGCTAATGAAGATGTGAAAATTACCTCTTTAAACCTTGCAAATAACTTCCTTACGAAATTTGGGCAG AGTGCTCTCACTGATGCAAGAGATCATGTATACGAGATGAATGAGAAGGAAGTGAACATTGTTTTCTAG